One Amorphoplanes digitatis genomic window carries:
- a CDS encoding ABC transporter ATP-binding protein, which translates to MPDAIRQDATHEQDSKQQADEPDGGREPEGGAGPPGNPPGPAPGNPPGPAPGNPPGPAPGETMGAGGEGEWSDGEELALPYWLTSTEEAANTTFLRMFRRLPRLLVSAWSLAWQASRRTTVAVATLQLAAGVASAVGIISVVGVFDGLLRDGATPERVRAAVPSLLLLIGAVSVRGLLNSAAAAANGRLSPKVYEAAEMRLLELTTRVDLSTFDDPGWRDAMERARDRGISAAQQLVDRAIELGTNLIGLAAAAGVLAVLHPVLLPLLVLAVLPIGWAAVRSARLGYRRVLRLIAVWRRQRMLAELLAAREPAPELRAFTLREYLLAEVRRLLAVSTGEEIRISGRQVRTTLVGTALSGVATGFTYATLLWLLWTGRMELAVGGAAAYAISMGIGKLTELAFTANRVFEQGLYFADFQGFCDLSRARTEPAPGRAAPALPREIRLDGVTFSYPDAERPAVRDVSMTLRRGEIIALVGENGSGKSTLASLLAGLYWPQGGTIRWDGVDVTACDPDTVRGQVAVVMQEPTRWPLSARSNITIGRYERGVDAAVVLEAARAGDAHDFVMELARQYDTLLSRHFTDGADLSGGQWQRLAVSRAFYRDAPLLICDEPTANLDARAEHEVYRRLRLLAAGRTVVLITHRMASVREADRIYVLDHGTVVEEGDHGSLMAEGGIYAQLFGLQASAYHSAS; encoded by the coding sequence ATGCCGGACGCCATCCGCCAGGACGCCACCCACGAGCAGGACTCGAAACAGCAGGCCGACGAGCCGGACGGGGGCAGGGAACCGGAGGGCGGAGCAGGCCCACCCGGCAACCCACCCGGGCCCGCTCCCGGTAACCCACCCGGGCCCGCTCCCGGCAACCCACCCGGGCCCGCTCCCGGCGAGACGATGGGCGCCGGCGGTGAGGGCGAGTGGTCCGATGGTGAGGAGCTCGCCCTCCCGTACTGGCTGACCAGCACCGAGGAGGCCGCCAACACCACCTTCCTGCGGATGTTCCGGCGGCTGCCGCGGCTGCTGGTGTCCGCCTGGTCGCTCGCCTGGCAGGCCAGCCGGCGGACCACCGTCGCCGTCGCCACGCTGCAACTCGCCGCCGGGGTCGCCAGCGCGGTCGGGATCATCAGCGTCGTCGGCGTGTTCGACGGGCTGCTCCGCGACGGCGCAACGCCCGAACGCGTGCGTGCGGCCGTACCCTCGCTGCTCCTGCTCATCGGTGCCGTTTCCGTGCGGGGCCTGCTCAACTCCGCCGCCGCGGCGGCCAACGGCCGCCTGTCGCCCAAGGTCTACGAGGCGGCGGAGATGCGCCTGCTCGAGCTGACCACCCGGGTCGACCTGTCCACGTTCGACGATCCCGGCTGGCGCGACGCCATGGAACGCGCCCGCGACCGCGGGATCTCCGCCGCGCAGCAGCTCGTCGACCGGGCCATCGAGCTCGGCACCAACCTGATCGGCCTGGCCGCCGCCGCGGGCGTGCTGGCCGTGCTGCACCCCGTGCTGCTGCCGCTGCTCGTGCTCGCCGTGCTGCCCATCGGCTGGGCCGCGGTGCGGTCGGCGCGGCTCGGCTACCGGCGGGTGCTGCGGCTCATCGCCGTCTGGCGGCGGCAGCGGATGCTCGCCGAACTGCTCGCCGCGCGGGAGCCCGCGCCCGAGCTGCGGGCCTTCACCCTGCGCGAATACCTGCTCGCCGAGGTGCGGCGGCTGCTCGCCGTCTCGACCGGCGAGGAGATCCGCATCTCCGGCCGCCAGGTGCGCACCACCCTCGTCGGCACCGCGCTGAGCGGCGTCGCCACCGGCTTCACCTATGCCACGCTGCTCTGGCTGCTCTGGACCGGCCGCATGGAGCTCGCGGTCGGCGGCGCTGCCGCGTACGCGATAAGCATGGGCATCGGGAAGCTCACCGAGCTTGCCTTCACCGCCAACCGGGTCTTCGAACAGGGTCTGTACTTCGCCGACTTCCAGGGGTTCTGCGACCTGTCGCGGGCACGCACCGAGCCGGCGCCCGGCCGGGCGGCGCCGGCGCTGCCCCGGGAGATCCGCCTGGACGGCGTCACGTTCAGCTATCCCGACGCCGAACGGCCCGCCGTGCGGGACGTCAGCATGACGCTGCGGCGCGGAGAGATCATCGCGCTGGTCGGCGAGAACGGCTCCGGCAAGTCCACCCTGGCCAGCCTGCTCGCCGGCCTCTACTGGCCGCAGGGCGGCACGATCCGCTGGGACGGCGTCGACGTCACGGCCTGCGACCCGGACACGGTCCGCGGCCAGGTCGCGGTCGTGATGCAGGAACCGACCCGGTGGCCGCTCTCCGCGCGATCCAACATCACCATCGGACGGTACGAGCGCGGCGTCGACGCCGCGGTCGTGCTCGAGGCGGCCCGGGCCGGCGACGCGCACGACTTCGTCATGGAACTCGCCCGGCAGTACGACACGCTGCTCTCCCGGCACTTCACCGACGGCGCGGACCTATCCGGCGGGCAGTGGCAACGACTCGCGGTCAGCCGGGCGTTCTACCGCGACGCGCCGCTGCTGATCTGCGACGAACCGACCGCGAACCTCGACGCCCGCGCCGAACACGAGGTCTACCGCCGGCTGCGCCTCCTCGCCGCCGGCCGCACGGTCGTGCTGATCACGCACCGGATGGCGAGCGTGCGCGAAGCCGACCGGATCTACGTGCTGGACCACGGCACGGTGGTCGAGGAGGGCGACCACGGGTCGTTGATGGCCGAGGGCGGCATCTACGCGCAGCTGTTCGGGCTGCAGGCCAGCGCCTATCACTCGGCGTCGTAG
- a CDS encoding glycosyltransferase family 4 protein: MGRTLLVTNDFPPRPGGIQQFVHNLAVRRPPGSVVAYASTWKGAEKFDAEQPFEVVREDTGVLLPTPAVARRAAEIARSHGCDSVWFGAAAPLGLLADGLRRRSGIERAVSLTHGHEIGWAALPGARQLLRRTARGNDVVTYLTEFQRVRLDRALHGLTDLERLTPGVDVDAYHPGVDGSAVRAKHGLSDRPVIVCVSRLVPRKGQDMLIRALPTIRRRVPGAALLIVGGGPYRKKLRKLAQAEGVESDVVFTGSVPWEELPAHYAAGDVYAMPCRTRGGGLDVEGLGIVYLEASATGLPVVAGDSGGAPDAVREGETGYVVGGRDVPAIAGRLADLLADPLRAKEMGAAGRSWVEREWRWETKAARLTELLRVT; this comes from the coding sequence ATGGGCCGGACCCTGCTGGTCACCAACGACTTCCCGCCGCGGCCGGGCGGCATCCAGCAGTTCGTGCACAACCTCGCGGTGCGCCGGCCGCCGGGCTCGGTCGTCGCGTACGCGTCCACGTGGAAGGGCGCGGAGAAGTTCGACGCGGAGCAGCCGTTCGAGGTCGTCCGCGAGGACACCGGCGTGCTGCTGCCGACGCCCGCCGTCGCCCGGCGGGCCGCCGAGATCGCCCGGTCGCACGGCTGCGACAGCGTCTGGTTCGGCGCGGCGGCGCCGCTCGGGCTGCTTGCCGACGGGCTGCGGCGGCGCTCGGGCATCGAGCGCGCGGTGTCGCTGACGCACGGGCACGAGATCGGCTGGGCGGCCCTGCCGGGCGCCAGGCAGCTGCTGCGCCGGACCGCACGCGGCAACGACGTGGTGACCTACCTGACGGAGTTCCAGCGGGTACGCCTCGACCGGGCGCTGCACGGCCTCACCGACCTGGAGCGGCTGACGCCGGGTGTCGACGTTGACGCCTACCACCCGGGCGTCGACGGCTCGGCGGTGCGGGCGAAGCACGGCCTGAGCGACCGTCCGGTGATCGTCTGCGTCTCCCGGCTGGTGCCGCGCAAGGGACAGGACATGCTGATCCGCGCCCTGCCGACGATCCGCCGCCGGGTGCCAGGCGCGGCCCTGCTCATCGTCGGCGGAGGCCCGTACCGGAAGAAGCTGCGGAAGCTGGCGCAGGCCGAGGGCGTCGAGTCCGACGTGGTCTTCACCGGCTCTGTCCCGTGGGAGGAGCTGCCGGCGCACTACGCCGCCGGCGACGTCTACGCGATGCCGTGCCGCACGCGCGGCGGCGGCCTCGACGTGGAGGGCCTGGGGATCGTCTACCTGGAGGCCTCGGCGACCGGGCTGCCGGTGGTGGCGGGCGACTCGGGCGGGGCGCCCGACGCGGTGCGCGAGGGCGAGACCGGCTACGTGGTCGGCGGCCGCGACGTGCCGGCGATCGCGGGACGGCTCGCCGACCTGCTGGCCGACCCGCTGCGCGCCAAGGAGATGGGCGCGGCCGGCCGGTCCTGGGTGGAGCGCGAGTGGCGCTGGGAGACCAAGGCGGCCCGGCTGACGGAGCTGCTGCGCGTGACCTGA
- a CDS encoding M48 family metallopeptidase has product MTPRQWAACALGVLVVALVVYAAVVIPWHRPPAPRADQLDALGRLPGDQVRRARAFHADLRPASYGALAAGLIGALVLGLTPLGARLVSFAGRPFGDRWVAQAVLGGLLVVLVIEVITLPFAAWRHTIVVRYGISTQSWGAWAADVAKSYAVGAVIGGLALLGFYTVTRLAPRWWWAFGAAGAAGLVVLLSFVLPVVVEPIFNRFTPMAEGPLRTQLMSLAARDGVPVRDVLVADASRRTRAVNAYVSGFGPTRRIVVYDTMLTEATPDEVVSVTAHELGHAKRGDVVTGTIIGALGAAAAVIVLFLLGSLGWLLRLAGTDSMGEPRTIALLLALVTVAGLIGGPIQALVSRRVEARADAHALDLTGDAATFEAMQRRLGSVNLSDPDPPTWEYLMFASHPSTVERMAAARAYARGER; this is encoded by the coding sequence ATGACACCGCGCCAGTGGGCGGCGTGCGCGCTCGGCGTGCTCGTCGTGGCGCTCGTCGTCTACGCCGCGGTGGTGATTCCGTGGCACCGGCCGCCCGCGCCGCGCGCCGACCAGCTCGACGCCCTCGGCCGGCTGCCCGGCGACCAGGTGCGGCGGGCCCGGGCGTTCCACGCCGACCTGCGCCCGGCGTCCTACGGCGCGCTCGCGGCGGGGCTCATCGGCGCGCTGGTGCTGGGGCTCACGCCGCTGGGCGCGCGCCTGGTGTCGTTCGCCGGGCGCCCGTTCGGCGACCGCTGGGTCGCGCAGGCCGTGCTCGGCGGGCTCCTCGTGGTGCTGGTCATCGAGGTGATCACCCTGCCGTTCGCGGCGTGGCGCCACACGATCGTGGTCCGCTACGGCATCTCCACCCAGAGCTGGGGCGCGTGGGCGGCCGACGTGGCCAAGTCCTATGCGGTCGGTGCGGTCATCGGCGGGCTCGCCCTGCTCGGCTTCTACACGGTGACCCGGCTCGCGCCGCGCTGGTGGTGGGCGTTCGGCGCGGCGGGCGCGGCCGGGCTGGTCGTGCTGCTGTCGTTCGTGCTGCCCGTGGTCGTCGAGCCGATCTTCAACCGGTTCACGCCGATGGCCGAGGGCCCGCTGCGCACCCAGCTGATGAGCCTGGCGGCGCGCGACGGCGTGCCGGTGCGCGACGTGCTGGTCGCCGACGCCTCGCGCCGCACCCGGGCCGTGAACGCGTACGTGTCCGGGTTCGGGCCGACCCGGCGCATCGTGGTCTACGACACGATGCTGACCGAGGCGACGCCCGACGAGGTCGTCTCGGTCACCGCACACGAGCTGGGCCACGCCAAGCGCGGCGACGTGGTCACCGGCACGATCATCGGCGCGCTTGGCGCGGCCGCGGCGGTGATCGTGCTGTTCCTGCTCGGCTCGCTGGGCTGGCTGCTGCGGCTGGCCGGCACCGACTCGATGGGCGAGCCGCGCACGATCGCGCTGCTGCTGGCGCTGGTCACCGTCGCCGGCCTGATCGGCGGCCCGATACAGGCGCTGGTCTCCCGGCGCGTCGAGGCCCGGGCCGACGCGCACGCCCTCGACCTGACCGGCGACGCGGCGACGTTCGAGGCCATGCAGCGCCGCCTCGGCTCCGTGAACCTCTCCGATCCCGACCCGCCGACCTGGGAGTACCTGATGTTTGCCTCACACCCGTCCACGGTGGAGCGGATGGCCGCCGCGCGCGCGTACGCCCGCGGGGAGCGCTGA
- a CDS encoding NYN domain-containing protein — protein MPAPSPSDDRPIEEAVPADDPARAGGPDNDPDSARVLDIDSGLTASAEADPDPGPAPTAAETDPGPGPLPSVAEVDPDSGPLPSVAETVLDLDAALAAAAEAAPEPTLPEPVRQRITALTAAALPGLPADEIPVPLRRVARFAPNRRARLGGPAIAAQLAADPLFRQRVSGRIVSEAGDLGAAVAGGLAPAAADPVEVAALAYLVRPDGWRDLIEAVGESVRADADSAAVAGQVREAEQRAARAEHDRAVARVEADKLRDELARVREELGQIREEARTASRALRETQAAHKRAADLLATEKGRAAKVTADHDAELRRLRTRLAEAESAAASGKQSAKDARSADDARLWLLLETIGQAASGLRRELALGPTDKRPADFVADTAADRPGALERSRPRAQDTDDPGRLDQLLALPRAHLIVDGYNVTKRGFAEMSLEQQRKRLITGLGGIAAQTGDEITVVFDGAERVHGLPPAPRGVRVLFSRKGDTADELIRQLVRAEPPGRPLVVISSDREVADGVRRHGAYPMGADSLLRRLARS, from the coding sequence ATGCCCGCGCCGTCGCCCTCCGACGACCGCCCCATCGAGGAGGCGGTACCCGCGGACGACCCTGCCCGCGCCGGGGGACCCGACAACGATCCCGATTCCGCCCGCGTACTCGATATCGATTCCGGCCTCACCGCTTCAGCGGAGGCCGATCCAGATCCCGGTCCGGCGCCCACCGCGGCGGAGACCGATCCCGGTCCCGGTCCGCTGCCCTCCGTGGCGGAGGTCGATCCCGATTCCGGTCCGCTGCCCTCCGTGGCGGAGACCGTGCTCGATCTTGATGCTGCCCTCGCCGCGGCGGCGGAGGCCGCGCCGGAGCCCACGCTGCCCGAGCCCGTGCGGCAGCGGATCACCGCGCTGACCGCCGCCGCGCTGCCCGGCCTGCCCGCCGACGAGATTCCGGTGCCGTTGCGGCGGGTCGCCCGGTTCGCCCCGAATCGCCGGGCCCGGTTGGGCGGGCCGGCGATCGCCGCCCAGCTCGCCGCGGACCCGCTGTTCCGTCAGCGCGTCAGCGGTCGCATCGTGAGCGAGGCCGGCGACCTGGGCGCGGCGGTCGCGGGCGGCCTCGCGCCGGCGGCGGCCGACCCGGTGGAGGTCGCCGCGCTGGCCTATCTGGTCAGGCCGGACGGCTGGCGGGACCTGATCGAGGCGGTCGGCGAGTCGGTGCGTGCCGACGCCGACAGCGCCGCGGTCGCGGGCCAGGTCCGCGAGGCCGAGCAGCGGGCGGCCCGCGCCGAGCACGATCGGGCGGTCGCCAGGGTCGAGGCCGACAAGCTCCGCGACGAGCTGGCCCGGGTCCGCGAGGAACTGGGCCAGATCCGCGAGGAGGCACGGACCGCGTCCCGCGCGCTGCGCGAGACGCAGGCGGCGCACAAGCGCGCCGCCGACCTGCTGGCCACCGAGAAGGGCCGCGCGGCGAAGGTCACCGCGGACCACGACGCGGAGCTGCGCCGGCTGCGCACCCGGCTGGCGGAGGCGGAGTCGGCGGCCGCCTCCGGCAAGCAGAGCGCCAAAGACGCCCGGTCCGCCGACGACGCCCGCCTCTGGCTGCTGCTCGAGACGATCGGGCAGGCCGCCTCCGGCCTGCGCCGGGAGCTGGCGCTCGGGCCGACCGACAAGCGGCCGGCCGACTTCGTTGCGGATACGGCGGCCGACCGGCCCGGCGCACTGGAGCGGTCGCGCCCGCGGGCACAGGACACCGACGATCCGGGCCGCCTCGACCAGCTGCTCGCCCTGCCCCGGGCGCACCTGATCGTCGACGGCTACAACGTCACCAAGCGCGGCTTCGCCGAGATGTCGCTCGAGCAGCAGCGCAAGCGGCTGATCACCGGCCTCGGCGGCATCGCCGCGCAGACCGGCGACGAGATCACCGTGGTCTTCGACGGCGCCGAGCGGGTGCACGGGCTGCCGCCCGCGCCGCGCGGCGTACGGGTGCTCTTCTCGCGCAAGGGCGACACCGCCGACGAGCTGATCCGCCAGCTCGTGCGCGCCGAGCCGCCGGGCCGCCCGCTGGTGGTGATCTCGTCGGACCGCGAGGTCGCGGACGGGGTGCGCCGGCACGGCGCGTACCCGATGGGTGCCGATTCCCTGCTGCGCCGGCTGGCCCGGTCCTGA
- a CDS encoding DEDD exonuclease domain-containing protein, which yields MAQPAYVQGTLDTLLSADGSVDPAALSLRDTTFVVLDLETTGGAPDGGGITEIGAVKVRAGEELGVLGTLVNPGERVPPFITVLTGITEAMLAPAPPIEAVLPSLLEFLRGAVLVAHNAPYDVGFLKAACARHGHTWPQLRVLDTAALARRALTRDEVPNRKLGTLAQFFRAAVQPTHRALDDARATVDVLHGLIERLGSFKVHTLGDAIEFAKAVTPTQRRQRHLADNLPHVPGVYVFRAADERPLYVGTSVDIATRVRSYFTASEKRARMSEMIGAATRVEAVECAHSLEAEVRELRLIAAHAPPYNRRSKYPDRVVWLKLTAEVFPRLSVVRQLADDDAAYLGPFSSRRTAELAAAGVYDAVPLRQCTHKLSTKTITPACALAELGRCPAPCEHEITPEEYGARAALPFRTATYGDPQPLVDALLARIEALSQRQRYEEAAVIRSRLVALLRATVRMQRLGALTSLGELVAARRNDAYGWEIIVVRHGRLAAAATSPPRLHPRPTLDMARATAETVLPGPGPVPAASAEETERILAWLERPDTRLVETSGDWVSPARGAARFTTLLTRAEAAASIRDSSVRSSVTGHSDDARSLRL from the coding sequence GTGGCACAACCCGCATACGTGCAGGGCACTCTGGACACCCTCCTGAGCGCCGACGGCTCCGTCGACCCGGCGGCGCTGTCCCTGCGAGACACGACGTTCGTGGTCCTCGACCTGGAGACGACGGGCGGCGCACCCGACGGCGGCGGCATCACCGAGATCGGTGCGGTCAAGGTCCGCGCGGGCGAGGAGCTGGGTGTGCTCGGCACCCTGGTCAACCCCGGTGAGCGCGTGCCGCCGTTCATCACGGTGCTGACCGGCATCACCGAGGCGATGCTCGCGCCGGCGCCGCCGATCGAGGCGGTGCTGCCCAGCCTGCTGGAATTCCTGCGAGGAGCGGTGCTCGTCGCGCACAATGCGCCCTACGACGTCGGCTTCCTCAAGGCGGCCTGCGCCCGGCACGGCCACACCTGGCCGCAGCTGCGGGTGCTGGACACCGCGGCGCTGGCCCGACGGGCGCTGACCCGCGACGAGGTGCCCAACCGCAAGCTCGGCACGCTCGCGCAGTTCTTCCGCGCGGCCGTCCAGCCGACCCACCGGGCCCTCGACGACGCCCGGGCCACCGTCGACGTGCTGCACGGCCTGATCGAGCGGCTGGGCAGCTTCAAGGTCCACACCCTGGGCGACGCGATCGAGTTCGCCAAGGCGGTCACGCCGACCCAGCGCCGCCAGCGCCACCTCGCCGACAACCTCCCGCACGTCCCGGGCGTCTACGTGTTCCGTGCCGCTGACGAGCGCCCGCTCTATGTCGGCACGTCGGTCGACATCGCCACCCGGGTGCGCAGCTACTTCACGGCGAGCGAGAAGCGGGCCCGGATGTCGGAGATGATCGGCGCCGCGACCCGGGTGGAGGCCGTCGAGTGCGCGCACTCCCTCGAGGCCGAGGTGCGCGAGCTGCGGCTGATCGCGGCGCACGCCCCGCCCTACAACCGCAGGTCGAAATACCCGGACCGGGTGGTCTGGCTGAAGCTGACCGCGGAGGTGTTCCCGCGGCTGTCGGTGGTCCGCCAGCTGGCCGACGACGACGCGGCCTATCTCGGCCCGTTCTCCTCGCGCCGCACGGCCGAGCTGGCCGCGGCCGGGGTCTACGACGCCGTGCCCCTGCGCCAGTGCACCCACAAGCTCTCGACGAAGACGATCACGCCGGCGTGCGCGCTGGCCGAGCTGGGCAGATGCCCGGCGCCCTGCGAGCACGAGATCACCCCGGAGGAATACGGCGCGCGGGCCGCCCTGCCCTTTCGCACGGCGACCTACGGCGACCCGCAGCCGCTGGTCGACGCCCTGCTGGCCCGGATAGAGGCGCTGTCGCAGCGGCAGCGCTACGAGGAGGCGGCGGTGATCAGATCCCGGCTCGTGGCGCTGTTGCGCGCCACCGTCCGCATGCAACGGCTGGGCGCGCTGACCAGCCTGGGCGAGCTGGTCGCCGCCCGGCGCAACGACGCATACGGATGGGAGATCATCGTGGTGCGGCACGGGCGGCTGGCCGCCGCGGCGACGTCGCCGCCCCGGCTGCACCCGCGTCCGACGCTCGACATGGCGCGCGCCACGGCCGAGACGGTCCTACCCGGACCGGGCCCGGTGCCGGCGGCGTCGGCCGAGGAGACGGAGCGGATTCTCGCCTGGCTGGAGCGACCCGACACCCGGCTGGTGGAAACTTCTGGCGACTGGGTGTCACCGGCTCGTGGCGCAGCGCGGTTCACTACCCTGCTCACCAGGGCCGAGGCGGCGGCGTCGATAAGAGACTCGTCCGTTCGCTCATCGGTAACTGGCCATTCGGATGACGCTCGCTCGCTTAGGCTGTAG
- a CDS encoding RelA/SpoT family protein: protein MDVDAGHGAALGRALPSTPGDIPLSRRLRSFLSFQGNEDDPVTTLTRTHRHIHPSADAGVLRRSYAVAENMHRGQFRKSGDPYITHPLAVAQICAELGMDTTTLVAALLHDTVEDTSYTLETLHGDFGPEVTHLVDGVTKFDKAFYGKVAEAETIRKMIVAAGKDVRVLVIKLADRLHNMRTLDARSPASRARIATATLDVLVPLCDRLGIQALKRDLDDVVLYHLEPDSYARIDEHVKNRPGWSEYLEDVKTKASTALRRSRVDAKVAPRPRHYYSIWKDTVAGGHPVPLDLPRIAVIVDGPETDCYAALGAIHGQWRPVAGRFKDFIASPKNNLYRSLHTTVTGPDGRLVEVLIRTVSMHRCAEYGVATGYRYPKSAEAAETPGADQLTWLKRVLDWEQDTTDAGQFLASLRCDLAEGQIQVFAHGNTYDLPAGSTPVDLAYELSADKGDGTLAATINGRLAPLSSPLRDGDVVEIFTETDGHVDVEPGAAPRGPRKEWLGFVKSTQAQMQINRFFAEENAPGISIVDKVRLGRATIGLTLRKHDRGLASEVPLRRLAEELGYPDLETMLVAVTERNLEPDQVVEQLIALVDHPD, encoded by the coding sequence GTGGACGTCGACGCCGGCCACGGCGCCGCCCTTGGACGCGCCCTGCCCTCCACTCCCGGCGATATCCCGCTCTCCCGCCGGTTGCGCTCGTTCCTCAGCTTTCAGGGCAACGAGGACGATCCAGTCACCACCCTCACCCGCACCCACCGTCACATCCATCCCTCCGCCGACGCGGGCGTGCTGCGCCGCAGCTACGCCGTCGCGGAGAACATGCACCGGGGACAGTTCCGCAAGAGCGGCGACCCCTACATCACCCACCCGCTCGCGGTCGCGCAGATCTGCGCCGAGCTGGGCATGGACACGACGACGCTGGTCGCGGCGCTGCTGCACGACACGGTCGAGGACACCAGCTACACGCTGGAGACGCTGCACGGCGACTTCGGCCCCGAGGTGACGCACCTGGTCGACGGCGTGACCAAGTTCGACAAGGCGTTCTACGGCAAGGTCGCCGAGGCCGAGACGATCCGCAAGATGATCGTCGCCGCCGGCAAGGACGTCCGGGTCCTGGTGATCAAGCTGGCCGACCGCCTGCACAACATGCGCACGCTCGACGCCCGCTCACCCGCCTCCCGGGCCCGCATCGCCACGGCCACCCTCGACGTGCTGGTGCCGCTCTGCGACCGCCTCGGCATCCAGGCACTCAAGCGCGACCTCGACGACGTGGTGCTCTACCACCTGGAGCCGGACTCCTACGCCCGCATCGACGAGCATGTGAAGAACCGCCCGGGCTGGTCCGAGTACCTCGAGGATGTCAAGACGAAGGCGTCGACGGCGCTGCGCCGCTCCCGGGTGGACGCCAAGGTGGCACCCCGGCCCCGGCACTACTACTCGATCTGGAAGGACACGGTCGCGGGCGGCCACCCGGTGCCGCTCGACCTGCCCCGCATCGCGGTGATCGTCGACGGCCCCGAGACCGACTGTTACGCCGCGCTCGGCGCGATCCACGGCCAGTGGCGCCCCGTGGCCGGCCGGTTCAAGGACTTCATCGCCTCCCCGAAGAACAACCTCTACCGCTCCCTGCACACCACCGTCACCGGGCCCGACGGCCGCCTGGTGGAGGTGCTCATCAGGACGGTCTCGATGCACCGCTGCGCGGAATACGGCGTGGCGACCGGCTACCGCTACCCCAAGTCCGCCGAGGCGGCCGAGACACCGGGCGCCGACCAGCTCACCTGGCTCAAGCGGGTGCTCGACTGGGAGCAGGACACCACCGACGCCGGCCAGTTCCTCGCGTCGCTGCGCTGCGACCTCGCCGAGGGCCAGATCCAGGTGTTCGCGCACGGCAACACCTACGACCTGCCGGCCGGCTCGACCCCGGTCGACCTGGCCTACGAGCTGAGCGCCGACAAGGGCGACGGGACCCTCGCCGCGACGATCAACGGCCGCCTCGCGCCGCTGAGCTCCCCGCTGCGCGACGGCGACGTGGTGGAGATCTTCACCGAGACCGACGGCCACGTCGACGTCGAGCCGGGTGCCGCGCCGCGGGGACCGCGCAAGGAGTGGCTCGGCTTCGTCAAGTCGACGCAGGCCCAGATGCAGATCAACCGCTTCTTCGCGGAGGAGAACGCACCCGGCATCAGCATCGTCGACAAGGTACGCCTGGGCCGCGCGACGATCGGCCTGACGCTGCGCAAGCACGACCGCGGCCTGGCGAGCGAGGTGCCGCTGCGCCGCCTCGCCGAGGAGCTGGGCTACCCCGACCTGGAGACCATGCTGGTCGCGGTGACCGAGCGCAATCTGGAGCCCGACCAGGTGGTCGAGCAGCTCATCGCCCTGGTGGACCACCCGGACTGA
- a CDS encoding NUDIX domain-containing protein — protein MKLPRRLRGVAYQTFYRLPHPVRRRLVRLIVPKYLVGAVTIVRDSEAAEPGRLLLLRQPPGRRWGLPAGLLKKAEAPAVGAARELAEESGVLLDPDALTPAVPNAIIHPKGWVDTVFLAEVPASTTPLVVDGGEVLEADWFHLDDLPPLTPNTALLLGVYGLGPLAVQQAS, from the coding sequence GTGAAACTCCCTCGGCGGTTGCGTGGCGTCGCGTACCAGACGTTCTACCGGCTGCCGCACCCCGTGCGCCGTCGCCTCGTGCGCCTGATCGTCCCCAAATACCTGGTCGGCGCGGTGACCATCGTCCGCGATTCCGAGGCCGCCGAGCCCGGCCGCCTGCTCCTGCTGCGCCAGCCGCCGGGACGGCGCTGGGGCCTGCCGGCCGGCCTGCTCAAGAAGGCCGAGGCCCCGGCCGTCGGCGCGGCCCGCGAGCTCGCCGAGGAGTCCGGCGTGCTGCTCGACCCGGACGCACTGACCCCGGCGGTCCCGAACGCGATCATCCACCCCAAGGGCTGGGTGGACACCGTCTTCCTGGCCGAGGTGCCGGCGTCGACGACCCCGCTGGTGGTGGACGGCGGCGAGGTCCTGGAGGCGGACTGGTTCCACCTGGACGACCTGCCGCCATTGACCCCGAACACGGCGCTCCTGCTGGGTGTCTACGGCTTGGGCCCGCTGGCCGTGCAGCAGGCCTCGTGA